The Hymenobacter baengnokdamensis genome includes a region encoding these proteins:
- a CDS encoding endonuclease MutS2, producing MLVPQNFEAKIGFATLRELLEQLCLSALGRQYVAKMQFNTNHEQLSKLLAQTDEFRQLLAGGSEFPGAHYHDVTVHLKRASLPGAYLDVAAFFEVKMSLRTIRAALTFFTHAPENLYPNLRLLGIGIQADRNLLAAMDKVVDDEGQVRDDASPLLRQVRQELIQRQGQLRKQIASVLRHAKSEGWIPGDAEPTIRGGRLVLPVIAEHKRRVRGLIHDESASGQTVFIEPSEVFELNNDIKDLENAYQRELIRILTSLTDQLRPHLPDLRKAYGYLGLLDFIRAKARLARELDAQLPELSSRPLLRWRGVRHPVLALTFKEQNKAAGKDAEQREVVPLDIELTPEKRILVISGPNAGGKSVSLKTVGLVQYMLQCGLLIPCDDYSEAGMFEDILLDIGDEQSLENDLSTYSSHLLAMKQFVTVANKKSLVLIDEFGTGTEPSLGGAIAEAVLEQLNQARAFGVITTHYTNLKNFAERTPGLVNGAMRYDPERLQPLYRLEIGKPGSSFAIEIARKIGLPRQLVERASQLVGKDKIRYDRLLEGLEKDKTELETKLRDTEKQQGRLKRAAQEYQELKQHLEETRNETLRDAKQQAKKLLKDTNQQIEATIGEIRRSQADKETTKQAREKLDTFVRKELQIEPPKARPTRELAETSGLQAGDRVAILGQDGHGEVVSVKGKTAEVLFGGLKTLVKVAQLEKLSRTEVREREAAARKTAAANYSGQSLDLTGRMAGFSPTLDLRGERAEDALTKLMSFVDDAVMFGIPEIKILHGRGNGVLRQVARDYLRQTRAVASVGDEHADRGGDGVTLAVLK from the coding sequence TTGTTAGTACCCCAGAACTTTGAAGCCAAAATCGGCTTCGCCACCCTGCGCGAGCTGCTGGAGCAGCTCTGCCTTTCGGCCCTGGGCCGGCAGTACGTGGCCAAGATGCAGTTTAATACCAACCACGAGCAGCTGAGCAAGCTGCTGGCCCAGACCGACGAGTTTCGGCAGCTGCTGGCCGGCGGCTCAGAGTTTCCGGGGGCGCACTACCACGACGTGACGGTGCACCTCAAGCGGGCCTCGCTGCCGGGCGCTTACCTCGACGTAGCGGCGTTTTTTGAGGTGAAGATGAGCCTGCGCACCATTCGGGCCGCGCTTACTTTCTTTACCCACGCCCCCGAAAACCTGTACCCCAACCTGCGCCTGCTGGGCATTGGCATTCAGGCCGACCGCAACCTGCTGGCCGCCATGGATAAAGTAGTAGATGACGAAGGCCAGGTGCGCGACGATGCCTCGCCGCTGCTGCGCCAGGTGCGCCAGGAGCTGATTCAGCGCCAGGGCCAGCTGCGCAAGCAGATTGCCAGCGTGCTGCGCCACGCCAAAAGCGAAGGCTGGATTCCGGGCGATGCCGAGCCCACCATTCGGGGTGGGCGCCTGGTGCTGCCCGTCATTGCCGAGCACAAGCGCCGGGTGCGCGGCCTGATTCACGATGAAAGCGCATCGGGGCAGACCGTGTTTATTGAGCCTTCCGAAGTATTTGAGCTGAACAACGATATCAAGGACCTGGAAAATGCCTATCAGCGCGAGCTGATTCGCATTCTCACCAGCCTCACCGACCAGCTGCGGCCCCACCTGCCCGACCTGCGCAAGGCCTATGGCTACCTCGGGCTGCTCGATTTTATTCGGGCCAAAGCCCGGCTGGCCCGCGAGCTGGACGCCCAGCTGCCCGAACTGAGCAGCCGGCCGCTGCTGCGCTGGCGCGGCGTGCGCCACCCGGTGCTGGCCCTCACCTTTAAAGAGCAAAACAAAGCGGCCGGCAAAGACGCCGAGCAGCGCGAAGTGGTGCCGCTCGACATTGAGCTGACGCCCGAAAAGCGGATTCTCGTTATCTCGGGCCCCAACGCGGGCGGCAAGTCGGTGTCGCTCAAAACGGTGGGGCTGGTGCAGTACATGCTGCAGTGCGGGTTGCTTATTCCGTGCGATGACTATTCCGAAGCCGGCATGTTTGAGGATATTCTGCTGGATATCGGCGATGAGCAAAGCCTCGAAAATGACCTTTCGACTTACTCGTCGCACCTGCTGGCCATGAAGCAGTTCGTGACCGTGGCCAACAAAAAAAGTCTGGTGCTGATTGACGAGTTTGGCACCGGCACCGAGCCCAGCCTGGGCGGCGCCATTGCCGAAGCCGTGCTGGAGCAGCTCAACCAGGCCCGCGCTTTTGGGGTAATCACGACGCACTACACCAACCTCAAGAACTTCGCCGAGCGCACGCCAGGCCTCGTGAACGGGGCCATGCGCTACGACCCCGAGCGCCTGCAGCCGCTCTATCGCCTCGAAATCGGCAAGCCGGGCTCATCGTTTGCCATCGAGATTGCCCGCAAGATTGGCCTGCCCCGGCAGCTCGTCGAGCGCGCCTCGCAGCTGGTGGGGAAAGACAAAATCCGCTACGACCGCCTGCTCGAAGGCCTCGAAAAGGATAAGACCGAGCTCGAAACTAAGCTGCGCGACACTGAAAAGCAGCAAGGCCGCCTCAAGCGCGCCGCCCAGGAATACCAGGAGCTGAAGCAGCACCTCGAAGAAACCCGCAACGAAACCCTGCGCGACGCCAAGCAGCAGGCCAAGAAGCTGCTCAAGGATACCAATCAGCAGATTGAGGCCACCATTGGCGAAATCCGCCGCTCGCAGGCCGACAAGGAAACCACCAAGCAGGCCCGCGAGAAGCTCGACACCTTCGTGCGCAAGGAGCTGCAAATAGAGCCGCCCAAAGCCCGGCCCACCCGCGAGCTGGCCGAGACTAGCGGGCTGCAAGCCGGCGACCGCGTGGCCATTCTGGGTCAGGACGGCCACGGCGAGGTCGTAAGCGTGAAGGGCAAAACTGCCGAAGTGCTCTTTGGCGGCCTGAAAACGCTGGTGAAAGTGGCGCAGCTCGAAAAGCTGAGCCGTACTGAAGTGCGCGAGCGCGAAGCCGCCGCCCGCAAGACGGCGGCCGCCAACTACAGCGGCCAAAGCCTCGACCTCACGGGCCGCATGGCCGGCTTCAGCCCCACGCTCGACCTGCGCGGCGAGCGGGCCGAAGACGCGCTCACCAAGCTCATGTCGTTTGTGGATGATGCGGTGATGTTTGGCATTCCGGAAATAAAAATTCTGCACGGGCGTGGCAACGGCGTGCTGCGCCAGGTAGCCCGCGACTACCTGCGCCAAACCCGCGCCGTGGCCAGCGTGGGCGATGAGCACGCCGACCGCGGCGGCGATGGCGTAACGCTGGCCGTGCTCAAGTAG
- a CDS encoding TIGR02757 family protein, giving the protein MPTLNLEELRALLDERADRYNQPAFLLKDPISIPHRFTRLQDIEISGLFAALLAWGQRPTILKKTAELLQRMDNAPYQFITQHHDEDLKKLLRFCHRTFCDTDLLYFVHWLRWFYEGHTSLEDAFLHGTTMRERLISFHDLFFSLPDAPARTRKHVATPARNSACKRLNMYLRWLVRHDEKGVDFGRWTRLSPSELICPIDVHVERQARMLGLLKRDKVDWQAAEELTANLRLLDPNDPVKYDFALFGEGVGE; this is encoded by the coding sequence ATGCCTACGCTAAACCTGGAGGAGCTACGCGCCTTGCTCGACGAGCGGGCTGACCGCTACAACCAGCCTGCCTTTCTGCTGAAAGACCCCATCAGTATTCCGCACCGCTTCACGCGCTTGCAGGATATTGAAATTAGCGGGCTTTTCGCCGCGCTGCTCGCCTGGGGCCAGCGCCCGACTATTCTGAAGAAGACGGCGGAGCTGCTGCAGCGCATGGACAATGCGCCCTACCAGTTCATTACCCAGCACCACGACGAAGACCTGAAAAAGCTGCTCCGCTTCTGCCACCGCACCTTCTGCGATACTGACCTGCTGTACTTCGTGCACTGGCTGCGCTGGTTTTACGAAGGCCACACTTCGCTGGAAGATGCTTTTTTGCACGGCACCACCATGCGCGAGCGGCTGATTAGCTTCCACGACCTGTTTTTTAGCCTGCCCGATGCGCCGGCCCGCACCCGCAAGCACGTGGCCACGCCGGCCCGCAACTCGGCCTGCAAGCGCCTCAATATGTACCTGCGCTGGCTCGTGCGCCACGACGAGAAGGGCGTCGATTTTGGCCGCTGGACGCGCCTCTCACCCAGCGAATTAATCTGCCCCATCGACGTGCACGTCGAGCGCCAGGCGCGAATGCTGGGCCTGCTAAAGCGCGATAAGGTAGACTGGCAAGCCGCCGAGGAGCTGACCGCTAACCTGCGCCTGCTCGACCCCAACGACCCGGTGAAGTACGATTTTGCGCTGTTTGGGGAGGGGGTAGGAGAGTAG
- a CDS encoding L-threonylcarbamoyladenylate synthase: MNSNFFRQEVDTAVDVLLTQQVILYPTDTVWGLGCDAEVPRAVEKLYKLKGREAGKPSIVLVADLAMLRRYVMEVPAGLEAALADQARPTTYILPASRALAPGLVAPDGTVGLRVVQDEFCHKVVRRLGHGLVSTSANKAGEPTPAVYSEVDPAIVRGVDHVVSWRQDDQTRVAPSRVVRLGADGQLEVVRG; encoded by the coding sequence ATGAATTCGAATTTCTTTCGCCAGGAAGTAGATACGGCCGTTGATGTACTACTCACGCAGCAGGTTATCCTGTATCCGACCGATACGGTCTGGGGCCTGGGCTGCGACGCCGAGGTGCCGCGCGCGGTCGAAAAGCTCTACAAGCTGAAAGGCCGTGAAGCCGGCAAGCCCAGCATCGTGCTAGTGGCCGACCTGGCCATGCTGCGCCGCTACGTGATGGAGGTGCCCGCCGGGCTCGAAGCGGCATTGGCCGACCAGGCCCGCCCCACCACCTACATCCTGCCCGCCAGCCGCGCTCTGGCTCCGGGACTGGTAGCGCCCGACGGCACCGTGGGCCTGCGCGTGGTGCAGGACGAGTTTTGCCACAAGGTGGTGCGCCGCCTGGGCCACGGGCTGGTATCGACCTCGGCCAATAAAGCGGGCGAGCCGACGCCGGCGGTTTACAGCGAAGTCGACCCGGCCATCGTGCGCGGGGTCGACCATGTGGTGAGCTGGCGGCAAGACGACCAGACCCGCGTAGCGCCTTCGCGGGTGGTGCGCCTGGGGGCCGACGGGCAGCTGGAAGTGGTGCGCGGGTAG
- a CDS encoding CCA tRNA nucleotidyltransferase → MTTPTLPDLPIFRTIADAAHELGQPAYVIGGYVRDLALRRSSKDIDVVTVGDGIRLAQAVGRRLPGRGRVTVFKNFGTAMLPTEEAGEIEFVGARKESYRAESRKPEVEAGTLEDDLARRDFTINALGLSLNADDFGALVDRYDGLKDLAAKTIRTPLGPDITFSDDPLRMLRAIRFASQLNFDIEPDTYDAIARNKERIKIVSQERITLELNKIVESPVPSYGFKLLFQTGLLQLIFPKMALLHGVEKVGAHAHKDNFYHTLQVLDNVAAAGGDLWLRWAAILHDIAKPATKRYDPKVGWTFHGHEDKGARWVPQIFTDLKLPLGEEMRQVQKLVRLHLRPIVLSKAVVTDSAVRRLLFEAGDDIDRLMLLCRADITSKDHQRKARYLQNFDTVEEKLREIEAKDHLRNFKPVISGEVIMETFGLKPSRQVGELKEAVLEAILEGEVPNEWEPAYALLLKRGAALGLAATTVLAAAPTPAQ, encoded by the coding sequence ATGACCACGCCCACGCTGCCCGACCTGCCCATCTTCCGCACCATTGCCGACGCGGCCCACGAGCTGGGCCAGCCCGCCTACGTTATTGGCGGCTACGTGCGCGATTTGGCTTTGCGGCGCAGTAGCAAGGACATCGACGTGGTGACGGTGGGCGACGGCATCCGGCTGGCCCAGGCCGTGGGGCGCCGGCTGCCGGGCCGGGGCCGCGTCACGGTGTTTAAGAACTTCGGCACGGCCATGCTGCCCACCGAGGAAGCCGGCGAAATCGAGTTTGTGGGTGCCCGCAAGGAAAGCTACCGCGCCGAAAGCCGCAAGCCCGAAGTGGAAGCCGGCACCCTGGAAGACGACCTGGCCCGCCGCGACTTTACCATTAATGCGCTGGGTTTGAGCCTGAACGCCGATGATTTTGGCGCGCTCGTGGACCGCTACGACGGCCTGAAAGACCTGGCGGCCAAAACCATCCGTACGCCGCTGGGGCCGGATATTACGTTCAGCGATGACCCGCTGCGGATGCTGCGGGCCATTCGCTTCGCCTCGCAGCTCAACTTCGATATTGAGCCCGATACCTACGACGCCATTGCCCGCAATAAGGAGCGGATTAAAATCGTGTCGCAGGAGCGCATTACGCTAGAGCTGAATAAAATCGTGGAGTCGCCGGTGCCGAGCTACGGCTTTAAGCTGCTGTTTCAGACCGGGCTTTTGCAGCTCATCTTTCCGAAGATGGCTCTGCTGCACGGCGTGGAAAAAGTGGGAGCCCACGCCCATAAGGACAATTTTTACCACACCCTGCAGGTGCTCGACAACGTGGCCGCCGCCGGCGGCGACCTGTGGCTGCGCTGGGCCGCCATTCTGCACGACATCGCCAAGCCCGCCACCAAGCGCTACGACCCCAAGGTGGGCTGGACTTTCCACGGCCACGAGGACAAGGGCGCGCGCTGGGTACCGCAGATATTTACCGACCTCAAGCTGCCGCTGGGCGAGGAGATGCGCCAGGTGCAGAAGCTGGTGCGCCTGCACCTGCGGCCTATCGTGCTGAGCAAAGCTGTCGTAACTGACTCGGCCGTAAGGCGTTTGCTCTTTGAAGCCGGCGATGACATCGACCGCCTCATGCTGCTGTGCCGGGCCGACATCACCAGCAAAGACCACCAGCGCAAGGCTCGCTACCTCCAGAACTTCGACACGGTAGAGGAAAAGCTGCGCGAAATCGAGGCCAAAGACCACCTGCGCAACTTCAAGCCCGTTATCTCCGGCGAGGTCATCATGGAAACCTTCGGCCTCAAGCCCTCGCGCCAGGTGGGTGAGCTGAAGGAAGCCGTGCTCGAAGCCATTCTGGAAGGCGAAGTGCCCAACGAGTGGGAACCCGCCTACGCGCTGCTGCTGAAGCGCGGCGCGGCGCTGGGTTTGGCGGCGACCACCGTGCTGGCCGCCGCACCGACCCCGGCCCAGTAG
- the kdsB gene encoding 3-deoxy-manno-octulosonate cytidylyltransferase — MSAALGIIPARYASTRLPGKPLLDLGGQTMIQRVVAQARLAGLARVVVATDDARILDHVRSFGGEAVLTRADHPSGTDRVWEAFEQLGSPAEISCIVNIQGDEPFIHPAQIQALVALFGQSPPPAIATLIKPVLTEEELFSPHLPKVVTAQRGNALYFSRHPLPYQRQHAAAEWLAHHRYYRHLGLYAYRPDVLRQLTQLPPSPLELAESLEQLRWLEAGFQIQTAVTELDAFGIDTPEDVAQARARLAQ, encoded by the coding sequence ATGTCTGCTGCCCTCGGCATCATCCCGGCCCGCTACGCTTCTACGCGCCTGCCCGGCAAGCCCCTGCTAGACCTGGGGGGCCAAACTATGATTCAGCGGGTAGTAGCGCAGGCCCGGCTGGCGGGCCTGGCGCGGGTGGTAGTAGCCACCGACGATGCCCGCATTCTGGACCACGTGCGCAGCTTTGGGGGCGAGGCCGTGCTCACGCGCGCCGACCACCCGAGCGGTACCGACCGGGTGTGGGAGGCCTTTGAGCAGCTAGGTAGTCCGGCTGAAATATCGTGCATTGTTAATATTCAGGGCGATGAGCCGTTTATTCACCCGGCCCAGATTCAGGCGCTGGTCGCGCTGTTTGGCCAAAGCCCCCCGCCGGCCATCGCCACGCTCATCAAGCCCGTGCTCACGGAGGAGGAATTATTCAGTCCTCATTTACCCAAAGTAGTCACCGCCCAGCGCGGTAATGCGCTGTATTTCAGCCGACATCCCCTGCCCTACCAGCGCCAGCACGCGGCCGCCGAGTGGCTGGCCCACCACCGCTACTACCGCCACCTGGGCCTGTATGCCTACCGGCCCGACGTGCTGCGCCAACTCACCCAGCTACCGCCCTCGCCCCTGGAGTTGGCCGAAAGCCTGGAACAGCTGCGCTGGCTCGAAGCCGGCTTTCAGATTCAAACTGCCGTCACGGAGCTGGACGCCTTCGGGATTGACACGCCCGAGGACGTGGCGCAGGCGCGGGCACGGCTGGCTCAGTAG
- the mce gene encoding methylmalonyl-CoA epimerase, producing MLTNLEHLGLAVRDLAAATDLYTRLLGQPPYKTEHVASEAVDTVFFQIGGSKIELLAGTSPDSAITKFLEKKPEGIHHVAFEVDDIEAEMARLRAEGFVLLTETPKLGADNKLVCFVHPKSAGGVLVELCQENRK from the coding sequence ATGCTTACCAACCTCGAACATCTGGGCCTGGCCGTGCGCGACCTGGCCGCCGCCACCGACCTCTACACGCGCCTGCTGGGCCAGCCGCCTTACAAAACCGAGCACGTGGCCAGCGAGGCCGTAGACACGGTTTTCTTTCAAATCGGCGGTTCCAAAATCGAGCTGCTGGCCGGCACTAGTCCCGACAGCGCCATCACCAAATTTCTGGAGAAAAAGCCCGAAGGCATTCACCACGTGGCCTTCGAGGTCGATGACATTGAGGCCGAGATGGCCCGGCTGCGGGCCGAAGGATTTGTCTTGTTAACTGAAACCCCTAAGCTGGGAGCCGACAACAAGCTGGTGTGCTTCGTACACCCCAAGAGCGCGGGTGGGGTGCTGGTAGAGCTGTGTCAGGAAAACAGAAAGTAA
- a CDS encoding DUF1622 domain-containing protein — protein sequence MLLLIEAPATLFTRTEEGVVAGVQWLKLGVEVVGALIIALGIVTAGGLLVRALLARRTADFTAIRLTLARYLAMALEFQLGADILSTAIAPSWEQIGKLGAIAVIRTALNFFLSKEMEDERKQSSDEQTVVTRSRPDTPARNQ from the coding sequence ATGCTGCTCCTTATCGAAGCCCCCGCCACGTTGTTTACGCGCACCGAAGAAGGCGTGGTTGCCGGGGTGCAGTGGCTCAAGCTGGGCGTGGAGGTGGTAGGCGCGCTCATCATTGCGCTGGGCATCGTTACGGCGGGCGGGCTGCTGGTGCGGGCCCTGCTGGCCCGCCGCACGGCCGACTTCACGGCCATTCGGCTTACGCTGGCCCGCTACCTGGCCATGGCGCTGGAGTTTCAGCTTGGGGCCGACATCCTGAGCACGGCCATTGCCCCAAGCTGGGAGCAGATTGGCAAGCTCGGGGCTATCGCCGTTATCCGCACGGCGCTCAACTTCTTTCTCTCAAAAGAAATGGAAGATGAGCGCAAGCAGAGTAGTGACGAGCAAACGGTGGTAACGCGCTCGCGGCCCGACACGCCGGCCCGCAATCAGTAA
- a CDS encoding LysM peptidoglycan-binding domain-containing protein, which translates to MSLLASFLILNSLHGPLATLPPGHALPADSIGQEMRGGQRFVRHRITQGETMFALSRRYHVTVDQITAANPQLKAGLGIGEVVLIPRPGGASAKVAAVTARPAAVPARYTVAKGETLFGIARRFSLSPTELMQLNHLPAGSTVRVGQELLLRAAEDGAAVPATAPIVARAPAPESAAPKINPAREAQIATVTPATPAEKKEEAAEAKGPTHASELVARKTDVGIAAVIGNSGTDKYLALHKTAPVGTIMQVKNQMNGQSVYVRVIGPLPDTGENENILVRLSPRAVQKLGTTDAKFRVETSYVP; encoded by the coding sequence ATGAGTCTGCTTGCTTCATTTCTGATACTTAATTCGCTGCATGGCCCACTGGCCACCCTACCGCCCGGCCACGCGCTGCCGGCCGACTCCATTGGCCAGGAAATGCGCGGCGGCCAGCGCTTCGTGCGCCACCGCATTACGCAGGGCGAAACCATGTTTGCCCTGAGCCGCCGCTACCACGTAACGGTCGACCAGATTACGGCCGCCAATCCGCAGCTTAAGGCAGGCCTGGGCATTGGTGAAGTAGTGCTTATTCCGCGGCCGGGTGGGGCCAGCGCAAAAGTGGCTGCTGTGACAGCCCGGCCAGCGGCTGTACCCGCCCGCTATACCGTGGCTAAGGGCGAAACGCTGTTTGGCATTGCCCGTCGCTTTAGCCTGTCGCCCACCGAGCTGATGCAGCTCAACCACCTGCCCGCCGGCTCCACGGTGCGCGTGGGGCAAGAGCTGCTATTGCGCGCCGCCGAAGATGGCGCGGCGGTCCCGGCTACTGCGCCGATAGTAGCCCGTGCGCCCGCGCCCGAGTCGGCCGCCCCCAAGATTAACCCCGCCAGGGAGGCCCAGATTGCCACCGTGACGCCCGCCACGCCCGCCGAAAAAAAGGAGGAAGCTGCCGAGGCCAAAGGTCCCACGCACGCCAGTGAGCTGGTGGCCCGCAAAACCGATGTCGGTATTGCCGCCGTTATTGGCAATAGCGGTACCGACAAATACCTGGCCCTGCACAAAACGGCCCCCGTGGGCACCATCATGCAGGTGAAGAACCAGATGAACGGGCAGTCGGTGTACGTGCGCGTTATTGGCCCGCTGCCCGATACCGGCGAGAACGAGAACATCCTGGTGCGCCTCTCGCCCCGCGCCGTGCAGAAGCTCGGCACCACCGATGCCAAGTTTCGGGTCGAAACCAGCTACGTGCCGTAG
- a CDS encoding glycoside hydrolase family 28 protein, with protein MNYSLPRSLSLALVLLLGLAGCAKKDATPSPSVPPTTTVTPPVDPHLTYLKLLADGTTNQALPLQKAIDSCSAAGGGTLVLRKGTYMIGPIYMKSSVTLRLDTLATLLASPNMPDFTVNGKVVNLINGPGGAIHDVTLTGAGTIDGNGAPWWAAFQANSALVRPRLIYITSCQNLTVSGLTLTNSPSFHLVPSQCQNVVISKLKIIAPSNSPNTDGIDPANCNQVSITNCTIDTGDDCIAIKSGRVNGALVDACQNLTVTGCTFLHGHGLSIGSETSSGVKNLTVSNCTFTGTTNGIRIKSEPGLGGLIQNVNYSNISMTGVTNPLVINMAYALNPNNSYPADIPSVSGMTIDHLTVTGAKNAGSLVGLTTLPIQNLTLSNLTISAQTGLVMQNATGVVMSNWVINVTSGKSIITQNVQGTGF; from the coding sequence ATGAATTACTCGCTTCCCCGTTCTCTTAGCTTGGCGCTGGTTCTGCTGCTTGGGCTAGCGGGCTGCGCCAAAAAGGACGCGACGCCTTCGCCTTCGGTGCCGCCAACCACTACGGTAACGCCGCCGGTTGACCCACACCTTACCTACCTCAAGCTGCTGGCCGATGGCACAACCAATCAGGCCCTGCCTTTGCAAAAGGCTATCGACTCGTGCTCGGCGGCCGGCGGCGGCACGCTGGTGCTGCGCAAGGGCACGTATATGATTGGGCCGATATACATGAAAAGCTCCGTTACGCTGCGGCTCGACACGCTGGCTACCCTGCTGGCCAGCCCCAACATGCCCGACTTTACGGTCAATGGCAAGGTGGTGAATCTCATAAATGGGCCGGGTGGGGCGATTCACGATGTAACGCTTACCGGCGCGGGCACTATCGATGGCAACGGCGCCCCCTGGTGGGCGGCGTTTCAGGCCAACAGCGCGCTGGTCCGGCCGCGGCTTATTTACATTACCTCCTGCCAGAACCTGACTGTTTCCGGGCTGACGCTTACCAACTCGCCTTCCTTTCACCTGGTGCCCAGCCAGTGCCAGAACGTGGTTATCAGCAAGCTGAAGATTATTGCCCCGTCAAATTCGCCCAATACCGACGGTATTGACCCGGCCAACTGCAACCAGGTCAGTATTACCAACTGCACCATCGATACCGGCGACGACTGCATCGCCATCAAGAGCGGCCGCGTGAACGGGGCGCTGGTAGATGCCTGTCAGAACCTGACGGTTACGGGCTGCACTTTCCTGCACGGCCACGGCCTCTCGATTGGCAGCGAGACCTCGTCGGGGGTTAAAAACCTGACGGTTAGCAACTGTACGTTTACGGGCACTACCAACGGCATCCGCATCAAGTCGGAGCCCGGCCTGGGCGGCCTGATACAAAATGTAAACTATAGCAATATTAGCATGACGGGCGTTACGAATCCGCTCGTGATTAATATGGCTTACGCGCTAAATCCGAACAACAGCTACCCGGCCGATATTCCGAGCGTAAGCGGCATGACCATCGACCACCTGACCGTAACCGGCGCCAAAAATGCCGGTAGCCTGGTTGGCCTCACTACCCTGCCTATTCAGAACCTGACGCTATCCAACCTCACCATTTCGGCCCAGACCGGCCTGGTTATGCAGAATGCTACCGGGGTGGTAATGAGTAACTGGGTTATCAACGTGACGAGTGGTAAGTCTATCATCACGCAGAACGTGCAGGGCACGGGCTTTTAG
- a CDS encoding HPP family protein: MSVSSPPAASTATPAAPLGRPRLGWRREVLVALLPTVTVLVLLWLLRLLSNQQLLFASLASSCFLIYLDPSHPANSARTLVISQLGAAVLGYGLHAWLGPGYLSAALALVGIIVVMLLTNTMHPPAVGTALNFAFRAGAGEGSLALFGLAVGLVLVLLAVQRGSAYLVRRFTMAP; encoded by the coding sequence ATGTCCGTTTCTTCGCCTCCTGCGGCTTCCACCGCTACTCCCGCCGCCCCGCTGGGCCGTCCGCGCCTGGGCTGGCGGCGCGAGGTGCTGGTGGCCCTGCTGCCCACCGTCACGGTGCTGGTGCTGCTGTGGCTGCTCAGGCTGCTCAGCAACCAGCAGCTGCTCTTTGCCTCACTGGCCAGTAGCTGCTTCCTGATTTACCTCGACCCCAGCCACCCGGCTAATAGTGCGCGTACCCTGGTTATCAGCCAGCTAGGTGCGGCAGTGCTGGGCTACGGGCTGCATGCCTGGCTGGGGCCGGGCTACCTGAGCGCGGCGCTGGCGCTGGTCGGCATTATCGTCGTAATGCTACTGACCAACACCATGCACCCGCCGGCCGTAGGCACGGCCCTCAACTTTGCCTTCCGGGCGGGTGCGGGCGAGGGGAGCCTGGCTTTATTTGGGCTGGCTGTGGGGCTGGTACTGGTGCTGCTGGCCGTGCAGCGCGGCTCGGCGTACCTGGTGCGGCGCTTCACGATGGCCCCTTAA